CTGGCCGGGCGCCGCCCATCGCCTTATGGGGAGAACGAATTCTTCCGCAAGGCCGTGCGCCGCCATGAACTGTTCTGGCGCCGTGATCTGTAATACGCCCATGGTTGACCGCGAAGGCGCAGAGCGCCCAAGGAAAGCAATGAAAGTCCTATTTCTGGTGCAGAAGGAACAGCGGGCCATCCTCGATCGCCTGTACGACGGCGTCGCGGCCAACTGCGAGTGCGATTTGCGCTGGTTGACCAGCGAAGACCAGCGCAACCTGCGCCGCTATTTCAAGCGTGAAGTGCAGGTCGAACGCTATGACCGCATCGTTTTTTTTCTGCGTTTCAAGCAGGAGATCCGCCAGGTCGCGTTCATCCGTACGGTGCCGAACCTGGTCATTCTCGAGCATGACGCCTACCAGAACTACATCCCCTGCAAGTACACCGGCAAGTTCAGCGCCCACTACCGCAAGCTGCCGTGGGCACGGGTCATCAGCTCCGGCTACATGGTCAGCGAGCGACTGCGCCAAGAGGGCTTCGACGCGGTTTTCGTGCCCAAGGGCTACGATGAACAGCTACTCAACGACCAGGGCCGGGAACGCGATATTGAACTGGCCTTTGTCGGCAGTACCAACAGTGTCGCCTACAGCGGGCGCAAGGCGCTGCTGGACGAGTTGGGGCGGGTGGAAAACCTGGTGGTGACCCGCACCAAGTCGGGTGAAGACTACTGCAACACCCTCAACCGTATCCGGTTCTTCGTCAGTGCCGACGTCGGCATGGGCGAGTACATGATCAAGAACTTCGAAGCCATGGCCTGCGGCTGCGTGCTGCTGGCATTCGACCAGGGTGAGGAGGAGAACCGCGCGCTGGGCCTGAAGGACATGCACAACGTGGTGCTCTACGACAGCATTCCCACATTGCAGGCGAAGCTGAACTCGTTGCGCGACGATCCTGCGCTGGCGCGGCAAATTGCTGAAAACGGGCGCCATTTGGCAGTTTCCCGTTTCAGTTTTGCTGAAGTTGGTCGTAGCATCGTCGACCACATGCGCCCGGCACTGAGGCCGCATCCACCTCTGTCCGCATGGCAGCGGTTGCGCTTGAAGTTGGGTTTTTAACTAAAAGAACTTTCGTGCTCACGGAGCGGGAACGGGAAGTTGACTGTCGCAACGCGGAGGGAGTCCGGTGCGCTTTTCTGAAGAAAGTGATGTCACGCTTGTCGTGACCAGCTGCGGTCGATTCGACTTGCTCAAGGACACCCTTGAGAGTTTCGATCGTTTTAACACCGCGCCTGTACGTGAAGTGTTCATAACCGAGGACTCGGGGGACGATGCGGTGCATGGCGCCGTGCCCGAGCATTGGAAACCGTACTGCACGGTATTCGTCAACCGCCCCAAGCTTGGGCAATTGCCGTCCATCGACCTGGCCTACGGCCGCGTCAAGACGCCCTACATCTTCCATTGCGAAGACGATTGGCAATTCTATCGGCAGGGGTTCGTGGAAGATTCCCGATCGGTGCTGGCAGAACGCCCCGATCTGTTGCAGGTCTGGTTGCGCAGTTATGCCCATGACCTGGCTATCCACAGCCCCTATATCCATCTGGGCGATCGCCAGATAATCGCTGGGGTGCCATGCTATCCACTGCTGTCGGAGAAAGCCGAATGGCAGGCGTTTTCGCTGAACCCGGGATTGCGTCGCCTGAGTGATTATCAGCGCTGCGCGCCATTTGCAGCCTATTCTGGTGAGAAGGCGCTTTCCCGGCGCTATGCTGAGTTAAATCTGACAGCGGTGACGCTGGAGGGTGATGCAGTGTTGCACACGGGATTTGGCAGCCACGTAACCTTGCCCGAAGAGGTTCAGCGCAAGGCCAAACGGCGCCAGAGGGATCGGATGAAGCTGGCATTGACGCTGGTTGTGGGTGCCGTGGTAGGCATTGGAATATCTTTTCTTGTTCACTGACATCGTTGTCCCACCTGGCTTGAACGGGAGAGGGGCACTAACCCCATGAACATCGTCAATATGATGTGGGCAGGCGGTTCGCCCTACATGTCCATCCACCAGGTTCACCGGCAAGTGTTGTCCAACGCCGGTGCCGATGCCCGCATCAGTAATTGGCTGCTGTTGGGCAGTGGTCTGTGCTGTGCGCTCGGTTCCACACGTGAATGGCACATGCCGCAGCGAGCGCTGAAAGGGCGGCATCTGTGGCGCCTGTTGCGCCCATGGTTGCGCATGCGCCTGCGCAAGGCGCTGGCCGAGGCGCAGGTCGACGTGTTGCTGCTGGATGGTATCGGCGTCGCTCGTCTGGTGCTGCCGTTGCTTGAGCAGGTTCCCGGGGTGCGCGCAAAGGTGCTGTTCCATGGGCGCACGCGTTTGAACGCCAGTGACATACGCCTGTTGGGGGCGTTACCTGCCGACCGCCTGAGCATCGCGGCGGTTTCGCATACACTCGCGCAATCGCTGGAGCAGGATCTCGGCCGGCCAGTTCAGACGTTGCGTATGGCCCTGGAGCCAGAAACCTTCCGCCTGTCCTTGATGAGCCGCGAGCAAGCGCGACAAGCGCTGGGCTTGCCGTCAAACGATGGAAAGGTGATAGGTGCCGTCGGCCGGTTGGTTGAGAGCAAGGGTTTCGAGATGTTGATCGAAGCATTTGCAAAAGGCTCTGCCCTGCAACCAGACATGCATCTGGCGATCATCGGTGACGGCCCGTTGCGCGCAGCCTTGCAGGTGCGGATCGATGCACTCGGCCTGCGCGATCGGGTTCACCTGTGTGGTTACCGCGATGACTTGCGTCAGCTCTATTGCGCGTTCGACTGGCTGCTGGTGCCGTCACGTGCCGAGGGCCTGGGTCTTGTGGTGCAGGAGGCCGTTATGGCCGATGTGCCAGTCATCTGCAGTGACTTGCCGGTATTTCACGAACAACTAGAAGGTGCGGGTTGTTACCTGCCGGTCGGCGATCTGGATGCCTGGGCCCAAGCAATAGCGCACAGCGATGAACGTTGCGCGGCCGCCCTTGCCGCCCGGCAGCGCCAGGCATTGGCTCCAGAGGCGGCCTGGCGGGCCTTCCAGAATGGTTCGGCGAGCCTGCTGCGCGGCTGAAATTCAGCGCGCCAGCAGGGCGGCCTCGAAGTCGGCTAGGGGGAAGCGGTCGCCGAGCTTTTCCCGTTCGATGTAGCGCACCATGTGTTGCACATTGCGCCGAATCATCCGTGCAGACAGTGGCGGGCGCAGGAAACGCATGTCTGCCACGTCGATCAACCCCAGGCGCTGGTCAGGCGTTACCACCACATTGCCCAGATGCAGCGAGCGGAAGTAGATACCGCTGCGATGCAACTGGCGTATCAGCTCGATCAGGCGGGGCAGGTAGGTGCCCCAGCTGAAGTCGGCATCGCGAGACATCTGCAGCAGCGTACGCCCAGGAAGCGGGCGGTACAGCACCGCCGTACGCCCGGGCAAGTCGAGCTTGTGCTGGCTGATCACCTGCAGCGTGGGGATGCCCAATTGCGCAAGGCGTTCGGCATTGTCGACGAAGCGCTGTGAGTACGGGCGCAGCAGCGCAGATGAAATCAGACGCTTGCGACGAAAAACCTTGAGGAAATTACCATCCTTGAGCAGGTAGACTTTGGCGCCATGGCTGTCTGCCTCTATCACCTGGGCGCCAAGTGTCAGCTGATCGAAGTCGACCTGGTTGAGCCGGGAGCATTGCATGAGTTGAGCCTTGTCGTCTGGCGAACAAAAATGACCGGCAATAATGCCGAAAATAATGCGGTAGCACCATGATGGTGTCTTTTGATTGACCGGGGGAATGGATGTTGTACGAAAAAAACTGGGCGCGGGCATGGTTGGGATTTGGCCTGGTCTGGTTCGTGGCGGCGATTGCATTGGCGCCAAGTAACAAGATTTATCAGCAAGGTCTGATAGTGTTTTTCTGGCTGCCTACGTTGATCTTCACGTGGTCCGCACGCGCAGTGTTCATGGACGCATGGCGGCGGCAGCCAGCGTTATGGGGCGCGCTGCTGCTGTTGATGGTGTGGTCAGGGCTGACGTTGGTATGGTCGACTGCAGCGGAGCCCGGGCGTGAAGTCAAACGCCTGGTATATATCCTCGTGTTCCTGCTGGCGTTTCCATTACTGGCTCAGGCTGGCCTTGCGCGCATCCGTCATTTGTTGCAGATCGGTGGTGGCCTGCTGGCCCTTGCTGCGCTGATCTCTATCGTCAGGTTCTACGGCGTTCAGGGCCATCCGTTGTTGTTCCGACTGGAAGGCATTGGAGAGATTTCCCACCCGATTCTCGGCGCTTATGTGGTGGGCGCGGCAGTGCTATTGCTGCTTTATCAGGTGCCTCACCAGCGGGCCGCCCAGCTTGGCTGGGTGCTGGCTCTCGCCTGCCTGGGTGCGTTCGTCATGCTAAGCCAAAGCCGGGGGGCCGGGTTGGCGTTACTCATCACCGTAGTGCTCGCACCGCTGTGGTTCCGTGACCGCCATAGCCGATTGATTGCGGTTCTGGCCATGCTTGCCACCAGCTTTGCCTTTTATTTGGTCTACGACGTCATCACTCATCGCGGCGCTTCGCATCGGCCGGAAATTTTCCAGGTGGTGCTACAGATGATCGCAGAGCGCCCATGGACAGGGCTGGGCTTGGGCGCCGAGTACGAAGTAAACGTGGCGGGCCGGCTATTCGACCACTCTCACAACATGTTTACCCATGTGGCGATCGAGCTAGGCCTGCCTGGGATGCTGTTGTGGATCGCTGTCTGGTTGTTCACCCTGGGCGAGATCGTTCGCGCTCGGCATACCGTGCTGGGCAAGATCCTCCTCGCGCTGTGGGTCTACTCCACCATGGCGATGCAGTTCGATGCCGCCAGCCTGAGCGGGACGCCGCGCGCCGAGTGGTTCGTCAGCTGGCTGACGGTCGGTCTGGCCATGTTGTTGCCCTGGGGGCGTGCCGAAAAGGGCGCCTGTGGTAAAATTTCCGGTTCAACCTGAACAGCGAGCTCGATGATGGCCGAAACACCGCGACCGGCGGAGCACACCTCCAGCCTGAAGATCTACTTCCGGCTGCTGAGCTACGTGAAACCTTATGTCGGCATTTTCCTGCTGAGCATCATCGGTTTCGTGATCTTTGCCTCGACCCAGCCCATGCTGGCCGGGATTCTCAAGTACTTCGTCGATGGCCTGAGCAACCCGGAAGCGGTGTTGTTCCCCAACGTACCGTACCTGCGCGACCTGCAATTGCTGCAGGCGGTGCCGCTACTGATCATCCTGATTGCCGCCTGGCAGGGGTTGGGGTCGTTCCTGGGTAACTATTTCCTGGCCAAGGTTTCCCTGTGCCTGGTACACGACCTGCGCGTCGAGTTGTTCAATAAGCTGCTGGTACTGCCCAACCGCTACTTCGACAACCACAACTCCGGGCACCTGATTTCGCGCATCACCTTCAACGTGACCATGGTTACCGGTGCGGCTACCGATGCGATCAAGGTAGTGATTCGCGAAGGCCTGACGGTGGTGTTCCTGTTCGCCTACCTGCTGTGGATGAACTGGCACCTGACCCTGGTGATGGTCGCCATCCTGCCGGTGATTGCAGTGATGGTGAGCGTTGCCAGCAAGAAATTCCGCAAGCAGAGCAAGAAGATCCAGGTGGCGATGGGGGACGTGACCCATGTCGCGTCCGAAACCATCCAGGGTTATCGCGTGGTCCGCAGCTTCGGCGGCGAGGCCTACGAAGAGCAGCGTTTCAGTCGCGCAAGCCAAAGCAACACCGACAAGCAGCTGCGCATGACCAAGACCGGCTCGCTGTACACGCCGATGCTGCAGCTTGTGATCTACAGCGCCATGGCGGCGCTTATGTTCCTCGTGCTGTTCCTGCGCGGCGAGTCCACCGCGGGTGACCTGGTGGCCTACATCACTGCGGCGGGCCTGCTGCCCAAGCCGATCCGCCAGCTTTCTGAAGTCAGTTCGACCATCCAGAAGGGCCTGGCCGGCGCCGAGAGCATCTTCGAGCAACTGGACGAGGAACCCGAGGTCGATACCGGCACGGTCGAGAAGGAGCGCGTGCAAGGCCGTCTCGAGGTGCGCGATCTGAGCTTTACCTACCCGAACACCGAGCGCGAGGTGCTGAGCGACATCAGTTTCGTCGCCGAACCTGGGCAGATGATCGCCCTGGTCGGCCGCTCCGGTAGCGGCAAATCGACCCTGGCGGCGCTGATTCCGCGCTTCTACCACCATACCAAGGGGCAGATCCTGCTCGATGGCGTGGAGATCGAGGACTACCGCCTGCGCAACCTGCGCAAGCACGTGTCCCAGGTAACCCAGCATGTCACCCTGTTCAATGACACGGTGGCCAACAACATCGCCTATGGCGACCTTGCCGGCGCACCGCGTGCGGACATCGAGGCGGCGGCGGCCGATGCCTATGCCAAGGAGTTCGTCGACAGGCTGCCGAAAGGCTTCGATACCGAGGTGGGCGAGAACGGCGTGCTGCTTTCCGGTGGCCAGCGCCAGCGTCTGGCAATAGCCCGGGCCTTGCTGAAGAACTCGCCGCTGCTGATCCTCGACGAGGCAACTTCGGCGCTGGACACCGAGTCCGAGCGCCATATCCAGGCAGCCCTGGACCACGTGATGCAAGGCCGTACCACGCTGGTGATCGCTCACCGTCTGTCGACCATCGAGAAGGCCGACTTGATCCTGGTGATGGATCAGGGCCGCCTGGTGGAGCGCGGCACCCACGCCGAGCTGCTGGCAGCCAATGGCCATTATGCCCGCCTGCACGCCATGGGTCTGGACGAGCCAACCAAGGCCGACATCACCTGACCCACCTCGATCGGGGCCTTCGGGCCCTGATTGTCACGGGAATTTTCCAGGGCCCGATCTGGCCGTAAAGCCCTCGTCTACCCTGTGCTAATATCCTGCCCCTGTTCATTATTTTCATATGGGTTGCCCATGAAGTTGTCCATGCCGCGTTTCGATCAAGCCCCGGTACTGGTGGTCGGCGATGTCATGCTCGACCGCTACTGGCATGGCGGTACTTCGCGTATTTCGCCGGAAGCGCCGGTACCGGTGGTCAAGGTCGATCAGATAGAAGATCGCCCCGGCGGCGCGGCCAACGTTGCCTTGAACATCGCCGCCCTGGGCGCGCCGGCTTCGCTGATCGGTGTTACCGGCCAGGATGAAGCCGCCGACAGCCTAGCCAACAGCTTGCATGCCGCCGGTGTGCGCTCGGTGTTCCAGCGCATTGCCCACCAGCCGACCATCGTCAAGCTGCGGGTCATGAGCCGCCATCAGCAATTGCTGCGCATCGATTTTGAAGAGCCCTTCGCTACCGACCCGCTGTCGCTCGGCGCGGAGGTCGACGGCCTGCTCGAAGGGGTCAAGGTGCTGGTGCTGTCCGACTACGGCAAGGGCGCGCTGAAGAATCACCAAAGCCTGATCCAGGCCGCTCGCGCCAAGGGCATTCCAGTGCTGGCCGACCCCAAGGGCAAGGATTTTTCCATCTACCGTGGCGCGAGCCTGATCACCCCGAACCTCAGCGAATTCGAAACCATCGTCGGCCGCTGTGCCGATGAGGCCGAACTGGTCGCCAAGGGCCTGCAGCTGCTGCAGGACTTGGACCTTGGAGCATTGCTGGTAACCCGTGGCGAGCATGGCATGACCCTGCTGCGCGTCGGCCAACCGGCGCTGCACCTGCCAGCCCGTGCCCGTGAAGTATTCGATGTGACGGGTGCCGGCGATACCGTGATTTCCACCCTGGCGGCGGCCATCGCGGCAGGTGAAGACCTGCCGCACGCGGTAGCCCTGGCCAATCTGGCTGCGGGCATCGTGGTCGGCAAGCTGGGTACTGCAGCCATCAGCGCGCCTGAACTGCGCCGTGCCATCCAGCGCGAGGAAGGTTCCGAGCGTGGCGTACTGGGCCTGGAGCAACTGCTGCTGGCCATCGACGACGCGCGTGCGCACAACGAGAAAATCGTGTTCACCAACGGCTGCTTCGACATCCTGCATGCTGGCCATGTGACTTACCTGGAGCAGGCGCGTGCCCAGGGTGATCGGTTGATCGTCGCGGTCAACGACGATGCTTCCGTCAGTCGCCTGAAGGGCCCGGGCCGGCCGATCAACAGCGTCGACCGGCGCATGGCCGTGCTGGCTGGCCTGGGTGCGGTGGACTGGGTGATCAGCTTCCCGGAAGGTACCCCGGAGAACCTGCTGAGCCAGGTCAAGCCGGACGTACTGGTCAAGGGCGGTGACTATGGCATCGACCAGGTGGTGGGTGCCGATATCGTCCGCGCTTACGGCGGTACGGTGAAGGTGCTGGGTCTGGTCGAGAACAGCTCGACCACGGCGATTGTCGAGAAGATCCGCAAGAACTGATGTGCATGGGGCCGCCTTGCGGCCCATCGCCGGCGAGCCGACTCCCACAGGGTTTATGCAGCGCTGCCGAACCTTGTGGGAGCCGGCTTGCCGGCGATAGGGCTGCAACGCAGCCCCGCGTCACTTGTGAAGTGAGGTTCGCGCCCGTTCGAGCAACGCCCGCGCCTTGTCACCGAAACGCTGCAAGTGCGAACCCGGTTCAGCCTTGCGCTCCACCAGCCCCTGCTGCTTCACCCAGTCCTTCCAGCGAATGCGCTCCTCCGAAACCACCCAGCCGCTCTGCCGGGCAAAACTCTCGGCCAGGTACAGCCCGCGGGTGCTCGCCGGCACCAGCTCGTCTTTCTTCAGCGTGTACAGCTCCGCCAAGGGCTGACCGTCCTGCAGTGGCATCAGGTACAGGTCGGGTCGCTTGCGGTTGAGGCGGGCCACCAGTTGGCCGCCCTCGAGGCGTTCATCGACGTGGAACAGGCTCAGCTTCTTCGCTTCCCTGGGCACTTGCAGGCGCATGTCGTAGATCAGCTGCAACGAGGCAGTAGGCAGGTGCACGTAGGCCCGTGGCCGCTCCAGCAGCATCAGGTTGCCGCAATGCACGGGCCGCGCAGCCCCCGACTGCGGCGTCAGCACGACAGGCAATGCCTCCCGGTAATGCAGGGCCGCCGCATAGGGGGCTGGCAGCCAGGTGTCGTTGAAACGCCCGCCCAGCCAGCCTTCCGGGGTTTCCAGCAGGCATTCCTCGGCCACTTCCTGAACGGCGGTATGCAGCGGCAGGTTCAGCTCCTGGGCGGGTACGTAGCCAGAAATCAGCTTGAGCACCACGTCGCCGCGGTCCTGGCGACGTTGCCGTACCAGCACCCAGTAGTCGCGCTGCTGCCAGTGCAAGGTCAAGCGCACCGAAACACCCAGGTTGGCCAGTTCCACCACGAAGCGCTGGTTGTCGGGTAACTGGATCGCCCGACGCCGCTGCTGGGTCTGGGCAAAGTTCAACGGCATGCCGATGCTCTGGTAGACCAGGCCTTCGGCGGTGGCTTCGACATGCAGAGGCAGTGTCTTGAAGTTGCTCGGGTTCTTGCGGATCAGCGTACGCGGCACGAGGCTCCTCCTTGCGTCGGTCCAGTCTCCTGGCCCTAGGGGTGGGGACAACTCAATGCTGGCCCAGGATACGGGCGACGGTGGCCACGTTGTGGGCCAGGTGCAACGGATTGATGGTGCCGACGATAGCACTGCTCACGCCCGGGTGTGAGAACAGCAGCTCGAAGCTGGCCTGAACCGGATCGACCCCAGGCGCCAGGCAGATATGCCCACTGGCCAGGGCCTTCTTCACCAGAATCGCCTTGCCGTGTTCGGCAGCGTAGTCCAGCACCGGGCGTTCCGCCTGCTCGTTGAGGTTATAGGTGACCATGGCGCAATCGCCCTGCTCCAGTGCCTTCAGGCCACCGGCCACGGTCTTGCCGGACAGGCCGTAGCCAAGGATCTTGCCTTCCTGCTTGAGCGCGGCGAGGGTCTGGTAGACCTCTTCCTGCTCGAGGATCGCCAGGTCGTTGCCATCGGAATGCACCAGCACCAGCTCGATGCGGTCGGTTTCCAGTCGTTGCAAGCTGCGCTCGACGGAGCGGCGGGTATGTGCGGCGCTGAAGTCGAAGTGCGACAGGCCGTCCTCGAACTCCTCACCGACCTTGCTGACGATCACCCATTCATCGCGCTGGCCCCGCAGCAGCGGGCCCAGGCGTTCCTCGCTGCGGCCATAGGCCGGCGCGGTATCGATCAGGTTGATGCCGAGCTCACGCGCCTGCGCCAGCAGCAGGCGGGCTTCGTCATCGCCGGGAATGGTGAAGCCGGTGGGGTACTTTACGCCCTGGTCGCGGCCGAGCTTGACGGTGCCCAGGCCCAGGGGGGAGACCTTGAAACCGGTGCTGCCAAGTGGGCGGTGGACGTCGTGCAGGGTCGGCAGGGTCATGGCAGCAGTTGCTCCCAGGCCGGGATGCCGAGCGGTGGGCGGGGCAGGTCGGAGAGATCGGCATGCGCCTGCGGGCGGATACCGTCGCGCTCCAGGTGGCTGATGACCCGGTCACTGAAATCGGGTGCCAGTGCCAGCTTGGTCGGCCAGCCCACCAGCACGCGTTGCTGATCGGCGAGGAAGGCGTTGTCCGGGCGAACCAGGCCGGACTGCGCAGGTTCGGCGCGGTCGACCCGCAGGGTGGCCCAGCGCACCTGGCTCTGGTCGACCCATGGCAGCAGGTGGGCGATTTCCTTTTGCGCGGCGGCAATCTGTGCCGCAGGTTCGCGAGCCACCCCGTCGGCTTCGGCAAGGTCACCGCCCAGGTACCACACCCATTGACCGTCCGCTGCCGGGTGGGTGGTGACCGTGACCCGCGGCTTCGGCCCGCCGCCCAGGCAGTGCGCGTAGAGCGGTTTCAGGTTGGCGCCCTTGGCCATGACCATGTGCAGAGGGCGGGTTTGCATGGCCGGTTGGTGCAAGCCTAGGGCGTGCAGCAGGTCCTCGGTACCGGCGCCTGCACTCAGCACGATGCGCTGGGCGCGGATCTCACGGTCGTCGACACGCAGGCCGACCAGTTCGTCGCCTTCTCGCAGGGGCTCGATGCGCTGGCCGGCCAGCAGGCTGTCGCCGGCAAGTTCCGCCAGGTTGGCCAGCAGGCTGGGCACGTCGATGACCAGTTCGGACAGGCGATACACCTTGCCCTTGAAGGCGCGGTCCTGCAGGGCTGGCGGCAGTTGTTCACCCTTGACCTGTTCGACCCGGGTGCGCACGGCCTTGCTGGCGAAGAAGCTGGTGAGGTTGCCGGCCAGCGTGCCCGGCGACCACAGGTAGTGGGCATCGGAAAGCAGGCGGGTGCGGGTAAGGTCCAGCTCGCCACTGCCGTCGATGGCTTCGCGCCAGCGGCGCGGCATGTCGGCGATGGCCTCCGAGGCGCCGGTCAGCGCGCCGTGCAGGGCGTACTTGGTACCACCGTGGATGATGCCCTGGGACTTGATGGTCTGCTCGCCGCCGAGGCTGGCGCGTTCCACCAGTACGGTGGAATAGCCCAGGTGACGCAGCCGGGCATTGAGCCAAAGGCCTGCGACTCCGGCGCCGACGATCAGCACGTCAGTGGAAATGGCGGTTGGCATGGCGGTACCTCGAAGACTGGGACAGCTGGCAAGTATACAGGCTATCCCCGCGACGGCCCTATCGCCGGCAAGCCGGCTCCCACAGGTACAGCGCAGGCCCTGGGGCGGTACGCTATCGCCGGCTTGCCGGCGATTGGCCCTTCCTGGCGAACATCAATGCCCGGCAGTCTTCGAGAACAGCTGAATCACCACCACCCCGGCGACGATCATTGCCATGCCCAGCATCGCCGGTACATCCAGCTTCTGCCCATAGATCACCAGGGCCGCCACGCTGATCAATACGATGCCCAGCCCCGACCAGAGCGCATAGGCGATGCCCACCGGAATGCTGCGCACCACCAGGG
The Pseudomonas sp. KU43P genome window above contains:
- a CDS encoding multidrug efflux SMR transporter, encoding MNAYTYLAIAICAEVIATASMKAVKGLSTPLPLLLMVVGYGIAFWMLTLVVRSIPVGIAYALWSGLGIVLISVAALVIYGQKLDVPAMLGMAMIVAGVVVIQLFSKTAGH
- a CDS encoding NAD(P)/FAD-dependent oxidoreductase; this translates as MPTAISTDVLIVGAGVAGLWLNARLRHLGYSTVLVERASLGGEQTIKSQGIIHGGTKYALHGALTGASEAIADMPRRWREAIDGSGELDLTRTRLLSDAHYLWSPGTLAGNLTSFFASKAVRTRVEQVKGEQLPPALQDRAFKGKVYRLSELVIDVPSLLANLAELAGDSLLAGQRIEPLREGDELVGLRVDDREIRAQRIVLSAGAGTEDLLHALGLHQPAMQTRPLHMVMAKGANLKPLYAHCLGGGPKPRVTVTTHPAADGQWVWYLGGDLAEADGVAREPAAQIAAAQKEIAHLLPWVDQSQVRWATLRVDRAEPAQSGLVRPDNAFLADQQRVLVGWPTKLALAPDFSDRVISHLERDGIRPQAHADLSDLPRPPLGIPAWEQLLP